GTGCCGGATCGGGACCCATGGGCGCCTCGAATGAGCCGGGCAAGGTCCTCGCGTCGGCGATGCGATCGAGCCGGAAGGTTCGGTCCTCGCCGATGTCGGGGTCCTTGCCCGTGACGTACCACCGGCCCGCATGGGCGACGATCCCGTACGTGTGCAGCGTGCGTTCGCTGCGCCGCCCGTCGCGGTCGGTGTAGCGGATCGAGACCGGTCGGCGGTGGCGCACCGCATCGGCGATGGTGAGCAGGACCCCGGCGTCCGGGGTGGCGGACTCACCGGGCTGATCCGTGAAGGCGAGGGCTTCCAGGAGCGTGTCCAGCCGGCGGGCGACGTGCTTGGGCAGCACCCGCCGGATCTTGGCCGAGGCCGTCTCGCTTGCCGTGTGCTGCGTCGTCGTCAGCCCTGCTCGGCGGCCGGCGACCAGGCCGAGCAGCACGGCCAGCGCCTCGTCGTCGCTGAGCATGAGCGGAGGCAGACGGTAGCCGGGGGCGAGCCGGTACCCGCCGTAGCGGCCGCGTACCGATTCCACAGGCACGT
The Nonomuraea helvata genome window above contains:
- a CDS encoding YafY family protein, yielding MPRPTGRVLTLLELLQSGGTRTVAELADRLGVEGRTVRRYVDQLIDLDVPVESVRGRYGGYRLAPGYRLPPLMLSDDEALAVLLGLVAGRRAGLTTTQHTASETASAKIRRVLPKHVARRLDTLLEALAFTDQPGESATPDAGVLLTIADAVRHRRPVSIRYTDRDGRRSERTLHTYGIVAHAGRWYVTGKDPDIGEDRTFRLDRIADARTLPGSFEAPMGPDPAQRVLSGFATAEYRHEVTLRIHGTVEQIRARLPASVASLEEHEPTADQDRAAERWLRVELRAERLDWLPPALAALDRPFVIERPDELRDLVTALADRLASHARQA